In Rhodothermus bifroesti, a single genomic region encodes these proteins:
- the mtaB gene encoding tRNA (N(6)-L-threonylcarbamoyladenosine(37)-C(2))-methylthiotransferase MtaB, giving the protein MPRVSFYTLGCKLNFAETSTLERDFLAHQYEVVPFGEPADVTVINTCTVTAEAERQCRQIIRRAIRQNPNAFIIVTGCYAQLRPEEIARIEGVDVVLGAREKFHLFELIERFQKGEQTQVAVSCIDDLQEFGPAFSSTERTRAFLKIQDGCDYVCSFCTIPKARGRSRSQPIEATVAQARQLAEMGFQEIVLTGVNIGLYGQEFGVTLLDLLRELDRVEGIARYRISSIEPNLLSDAIIAFVASSRAFMPHFHMPLQSGDNVVLAKMRRRYQRELYAERVARIRELLPDAAIGVDVIVGFPAETAERFENTYRFLNELPVTYLHVFTYSERPGTAAVVQLDRMGGTPVPKAERSRRNRMLQILSHKKQHAFYAQHQGQVRPVLWEGTEKHGCMYGYTDNYIRVQRPFDPQRIGQIERVRLGAFAPDGTLMAEAPVENSAVFAS; this is encoded by the coding sequence ATGCCCCGCGTTTCGTTCTACACACTTGGCTGCAAGCTGAATTTTGCGGAAACCAGCACGTTGGAGCGCGATTTTCTGGCGCACCAGTATGAAGTTGTGCCGTTTGGTGAGCCGGCCGACGTAACGGTCATCAACACGTGTACGGTTACAGCCGAGGCTGAGCGCCAGTGCCGGCAAATTATTCGCCGCGCTATTCGCCAAAATCCAAACGCCTTTATCATCGTAACTGGCTGCTACGCGCAGCTTCGGCCAGAAGAAATTGCCCGCATCGAAGGCGTCGACGTCGTACTGGGCGCGCGTGAGAAGTTTCATCTTTTTGAGCTTATTGAGCGCTTTCAAAAAGGGGAACAGACTCAGGTGGCCGTTTCCTGCATTGACGACCTCCAAGAGTTTGGCCCGGCATTTTCTTCTACAGAGCGCACGCGGGCTTTTCTTAAAATTCAGGACGGCTGCGACTATGTCTGCTCGTTCTGCACCATTCCCAAGGCACGAGGCCGCAGCCGTTCACAGCCCATTGAAGCTACGGTAGCGCAAGCACGACAGCTTGCCGAAATGGGTTTTCAGGAGATCGTGCTTACAGGCGTCAATATCGGCCTCTATGGCCAAGAGTTTGGTGTAACGTTGCTTGATCTGCTCCGAGAGCTAGACCGTGTTGAGGGGATTGCGCGCTATCGCATTTCGTCTATTGAACCCAACTTGCTCAGCGACGCAATCATTGCGTTTGTAGCCAGCTCACGTGCCTTTATGCCTCATTTCCACATGCCGCTCCAAAGCGGCGATAATGTGGTACTGGCCAAAATGCGTCGGCGTTACCAGCGTGAGCTTTATGCCGAACGCGTCGCCCGCATCCGAGAGCTCCTGCCTGATGCTGCTATTGGCGTCGACGTGATTGTAGGCTTTCCAGCCGAAACAGCTGAACGCTTTGAAAACACCTACCGTTTTTTGAATGAGTTGCCCGTCACTTATCTGCACGTGTTTACCTACTCGGAGCGTCCCGGCACCGCGGCTGTAGTGCAGCTTGATCGTATGGGAGGCACACCTGTCCCCAAAGCCGAGCGCTCTCGCCGCAATCGCATGCTGCAAATCCTTTCGCATAAAAAACAACACGCCTTCTACGCACAACATCAAGGACAAGTGCGACCGGTACTTTGGGAAGGCACAGAAAAGCACGGTTGCATGTACGGCTACACCGACAACTACATTCGGGTGCAGCGTCCCTTTGATCCTCAACGGATAGGCCAAATCGAAAGGGTACGTTTAGGCGCTTTCGCTCCTGACGGCACGCTTATGGCCGAAGCGCCGGTAGAAAATTCAGCCGTTTTCGCATCCTAA
- the carB gene encoding carbamoyl-phosphate synthase large subunit: MPKRTDIQRILLIGSGPIVIGQACEFDYSGSQAARALRKEGYQVILVNSNPATIMTDPITADRVYLQELTPESIRRIVEKERPDAVLPTMGGQTALNLAAQLHEEGFWEAMGVEIIGVDIEAIQITEDRQRFRDLMEQIGIDQARSRTARSLLEAKEILQELGGLPVVIRPSFTLGGTGGGIVWSIDEFDRKVMRGLELSPVHQVLIEESVYGWKEYELELLRDANDNVIIVCPIENFDPMGIHTGDSVTVAPAQTLTDKQYQRMRDAAIKMMRSIGKFAGGCNVQFAVEPHTGRMIAVEINPRMSRSSALASKATGYPIAKVAARLAVGYTLDELPNDVTGTTSACFEPSIDYVVVKIPRWNFEKFEGVDEELTTQMKAVGEVMAIGRTFPEALQKAWQSLENGYAGLGADREDPPREEVRTRLKKPYWDRTLQIRNAFRLGASVEEIHDITYIDPWFLYQIEDLVKIERELERRTLDQLDANLLRLAKQYGFSDVQIAYLLQGNVTENDVRARRKALGITPTFQLVDTCAAEFPAQTPYYYSTYETETESEVTDREKVIILGAGPNRIGQGIEFDYCCVHGVLAAKEMGYEAIMINCNPETVSTDFDVADKLYFEPIFWERVLDIIEHENQHGKLKGVIVQLGGQTALKLAKKLHEHGIPILGTPFPMMDLAEERSKFSGILRELEIPYPPYGAARTVAEAVEVAERIGYPILIRPSYVLGGQGMRIAINKEEVERYVRNILKLLPDNEILLDLFLENAIEVDVDAACDGEEVWIAGIMQHIEPAGVHSGDSTAVLPPYSLSEEVQATIRRYTEDIARRLAVVGLINVQMVIKDNVVYVIEANPRASRTMPFVAKATGVPVAKIGTQLMLGRKLREFREAGLLESKLKGYAIKEPVFSWDKFPEVPKELGPEMKSTGEAIAFVETLTDEHFRRPYAIRNLYLSR, translated from the coding sequence ATGCCTAAGCGGACCGACATTCAGCGGATTCTGCTCATTGGCTCTGGTCCGATTGTTATCGGACAGGCGTGCGAATTTGACTATTCAGGTAGCCAGGCTGCGCGTGCCCTACGTAAAGAAGGCTACCAGGTGATTTTGGTCAACTCAAACCCAGCCACGATCATGACCGACCCGATCACCGCCGATCGGGTCTACCTCCAGGAACTAACACCTGAATCGATTCGACGCATCGTAGAAAAAGAGCGCCCCGATGCTGTGCTGCCCACTATGGGCGGCCAGACCGCGCTTAACCTAGCGGCTCAGCTTCACGAAGAAGGTTTCTGGGAGGCGATGGGCGTCGAGATTATCGGCGTGGATATCGAGGCGATTCAAATAACCGAAGATCGCCAGCGATTTCGTGATCTGATGGAACAAATCGGGATCGACCAAGCCCGAAGCCGGACGGCGCGCAGCTTGCTTGAAGCTAAAGAAATCCTTCAAGAGCTGGGAGGGTTGCCGGTCGTTATCCGACCTTCGTTTACCTTGGGAGGCACTGGCGGCGGCATTGTTTGGTCGATCGATGAATTTGATCGCAAAGTAATGCGCGGCTTAGAGCTCTCGCCCGTACACCAAGTCCTGATCGAAGAAAGCGTCTACGGCTGGAAAGAGTACGAGCTGGAGCTGCTGCGCGATGCAAACGATAACGTGATCATTGTTTGTCCCATCGAGAACTTCGACCCGATGGGCATTCACACAGGAGATTCGGTTACGGTAGCACCTGCGCAAACGCTCACCGATAAGCAGTACCAGCGCATGCGCGATGCTGCCATCAAGATGATGCGCTCAATTGGCAAGTTCGCTGGTGGATGCAACGTGCAGTTTGCTGTCGAGCCGCACACCGGCCGTATGATTGCTGTTGAAATCAACCCGCGCATGTCGCGCTCTTCGGCACTGGCTTCAAAGGCTACCGGCTATCCCATCGCCAAAGTGGCGGCCCGTTTGGCTGTGGGCTATACGCTTGATGAGCTGCCCAACGATGTGACCGGCACCACAAGCGCCTGCTTTGAGCCTTCGATCGATTACGTGGTCGTAAAAATTCCACGTTGGAATTTTGAGAAGTTCGAAGGGGTCGATGAAGAGCTTACCACCCAGATGAAGGCTGTAGGCGAGGTTATGGCCATCGGTCGCACCTTCCCCGAAGCTCTCCAAAAGGCTTGGCAAAGCCTGGAGAATGGCTATGCTGGCCTAGGCGCTGACCGGGAAGACCCGCCGCGCGAAGAGGTGCGTACTCGCCTCAAAAAACCCTACTGGGACCGCACGCTCCAGATTCGGAATGCCTTTCGCCTAGGCGCTTCGGTCGAAGAAATCCACGACATCACCTACATTGACCCCTGGTTTCTTTACCAAATTGAGGACCTCGTCAAAATCGAGCGGGAACTGGAACGGCGAACGCTTGACCAGCTCGATGCTAACCTGCTGCGACTGGCTAAGCAGTACGGTTTCTCGGATGTGCAAATTGCCTACTTGCTCCAAGGCAATGTGACCGAAAACGATGTACGGGCACGCCGCAAGGCCCTGGGCATTACGCCCACCTTCCAGTTGGTCGATACCTGTGCGGCTGAATTTCCTGCGCAAACGCCCTATTATTACAGCACGTACGAGACCGAAACTGAAAGTGAGGTTACCGATCGCGAAAAAGTGATCATCTTGGGTGCCGGACCCAATCGCATCGGTCAAGGCATTGAGTTCGATTATTGCTGCGTGCATGGCGTGCTGGCCGCCAAGGAGATGGGCTACGAGGCCATCATGATCAACTGCAATCCAGAAACGGTGTCGACCGACTTCGACGTGGCTGATAAACTTTACTTCGAACCCATCTTCTGGGAGCGGGTGCTCGATATCATCGAGCACGAAAACCAACACGGTAAGCTTAAAGGCGTAATCGTGCAGCTTGGGGGGCAAACCGCGCTCAAGCTGGCTAAGAAGCTGCATGAGCACGGCATTCCGATTTTGGGAACCCCCTTCCCCATGATGGACCTGGCTGAAGAGCGAAGTAAGTTTTCTGGGATTCTGCGAGAACTGGAAATCCCCTATCCCCCCTATGGGGCGGCGCGAACGGTGGCCGAAGCCGTCGAGGTAGCCGAACGCATCGGCTATCCCATCCTGATCCGGCCTAGCTATGTTTTGGGCGGACAGGGTATGCGGATTGCCATCAATAAGGAAGAGGTCGAGCGCTACGTGCGCAACATCCTGAAGCTGCTTCCGGACAACGAAATCCTGCTTGACCTCTTCCTGGAAAATGCCATTGAAGTCGATGTCGATGCGGCCTGCGACGGTGAAGAGGTTTGGATCGCCGGTATTATGCAGCATATCGAGCCAGCCGGTGTGCATTCTGGCGACTCAACTGCTGTGCTGCCGCCTTACTCACTCTCAGAAGAAGTGCAGGCTACGATTCGGCGCTATACGGAAGACATCGCTCGGCGGCTTGCCGTCGTGGGCTTGATCAACGTGCAAATGGTGATCAAAGATAATGTGGTCTACGTGATCGAGGCCAACCCGCGCGCTTCACGTACCATGCCGTTTGTGGCCAAGGCCACTGGTGTGCCGGTAGCAAAAATCGGCACGCAGCTGATGCTAGGACGCAAGCTCCGGGAGTTTCGGGAAGCTGGCCTGCTGGAGTCTAAACTCAAAGGCTATGCCATCAAGGAGCCGGTCTTTTCTTGGGATAAATTCCCCGAGGTCCCGAAAGAGCTGGGCCCCGAAATGAAGTCGACCGGCGAGGCGATCGCATTTGTCGAGACGCTCACGGATGAACATTTTCGCCGGCCTTACGCTATCCGCAATTTGTACCTGAGTCGATAA
- the carA gene encoding glutamine-hydrolyzing carbamoyl-phosphate synthase small subunit, which yields MIPLVHPTPDPCKLALEDGTVVTGIAIGHRGETGGELCFNTSMTGYQEIMTDPSYYGQIMMMTYPHIGNYGVMDIDMEAARPMVAGLVVRAFSHRYSNRLADGSLEDWMRRHELVGISGVDTRRLVRHIRTQGVMNAVISSIDLDDERLVEKARSLPSMSGLELASYVMPKHPYDFSSGSGPRIAVFDYGCKLNILRMFQARDCTVRVFPGYAPLNEVLAWEPDGLFFSNGPGDPRAMPEAIARVREAIQTGLPIFGICLGHQLMALALGFKVYKMYVGHRGANHPVKNLRTGRVEVTTQNHGFAVDPASVDPRHADVSHVNLNDQTVEGLRFKSFAGLSVQYHPEASPGPHDSRYLFDEFLALIAAHRQVVLPQKVLA from the coding sequence ATGATACCCTTAGTGCACCCGACACCGGACCCCTGCAAACTCGCTCTGGAAGATGGTACCGTGGTGACTGGCATTGCTATCGGACACCGGGGCGAAACCGGCGGGGAGCTCTGCTTCAATACCAGCATGACGGGCTACCAGGAAATCATGACTGACCCTTCCTACTACGGTCAGATCATGATGATGACCTATCCCCATATTGGTAACTATGGGGTAATGGACATCGACATGGAGGCAGCCCGTCCTATGGTCGCTGGCCTAGTGGTCCGTGCCTTCTCGCATCGCTACTCGAACCGTTTGGCCGATGGCTCCCTGGAAGACTGGATGCGACGTCATGAGCTGGTAGGCATTTCCGGTGTCGACACCCGACGATTGGTGCGCCATATCCGTACCCAAGGGGTCATGAACGCGGTCATCTCTTCGATCGACCTAGACGACGAGCGCCTGGTCGAAAAAGCCCGGAGCCTGCCTTCGATGAGCGGTTTGGAGCTGGCCTCCTATGTGATGCCGAAGCATCCTTACGACTTCTCGAGCGGCTCAGGGCCGCGCATTGCCGTTTTTGACTACGGCTGCAAGCTAAACATCCTGCGCATGTTTCAAGCGCGGGACTGCACGGTGCGGGTTTTCCCAGGTTATGCGCCGCTCAACGAAGTGCTTGCCTGGGAACCCGACGGGCTGTTTTTCTCAAACGGCCCAGGTGACCCTCGGGCAATGCCTGAGGCCATTGCACGCGTGCGCGAAGCCATCCAGACGGGTCTGCCCATTTTTGGCATTTGCTTAGGCCACCAGCTGATGGCGTTGGCCTTAGGCTTTAAGGTATACAAGATGTACGTCGGCCACCGCGGCGCCAACCATCCGGTCAAGAACTTGCGCACTGGACGCGTAGAAGTAACCACGCAGAATCACGGTTTCGCTGTCGACCCCGCATCGGTAGATCCGCGCCACGCTGACGTGTCGCATGTAAACCTCAACGATCAAACCGTCGAGGGGCTACGCTTTAAGTCGTTTGCCGGGCTTTCGGTACAGTATCACCCCGAAGCTTCGCCTGGGCCGCACGACAGCCGCTACCTCTTCGATGAATTTCTTGCACTGATTGCGGCACATCGCCAGGTGGTGCTGCCCCAGAAGGTCTTAGCTTAA
- a CDS encoding TonB family protein encodes MFFVRFYRERAAYPLRLMASLAFTLGLLLLLIHAWPSRHQVHAPVASNLTSEVIALEIMVPTRQARSAPPPPAPPIPVVVPEEVLLEEIDITQELIPFEGAGTGQTLGEEAAEASGVGATRAALEIGPKPIRFVEPEYTREARRARIRAEIVVEVQVTASGEVQRATVVERYLLFPQRQAVDTIGYGLEAAALAAARNWRFRPAIRQNRPVSSTTRITFTFGQ; translated from the coding sequence ATGTTTTTCGTACGCTTTTATCGCGAGCGCGCTGCTTACCCCTTGCGCCTTATGGCCAGCCTGGCCTTTACGCTGGGGCTTTTGTTGCTTCTGATCCATGCCTGGCCTAGCAGGCATCAAGTACACGCACCGGTAGCTTCGAACCTGACCTCCGAAGTTATTGCTTTGGAGATCATGGTACCCACTCGGCAGGCCCGTTCTGCTCCCCCTCCCCCAGCCCCTCCAATTCCCGTTGTCGTACCAGAAGAAGTGCTGCTTGAAGAAATAGACATCACCCAGGAGCTGATTCCGTTTGAGGGTGCGGGCACGGGTCAAACCCTGGGAGAAGAAGCTGCTGAGGCGTCAGGGGTGGGGGCTACGCGAGCTGCACTTGAGATTGGGCCCAAACCCATTCGCTTTGTGGAGCCAGAATACACGCGCGAGGCGCGGCGCGCTCGCATTCGAGCTGAAATTGTGGTTGAGGTGCAGGTTACCGCTTCTGGTGAAGTCCAGCGCGCTACGGTTGTCGAGCGCTATTTACTTTTTCCTCAGCGCCAAGCGGTCGATACGATTGGCTACGGCCTGGAAGCAGCAGCACTCGCGGCTGCCCGAAACTGGCGCTTTCGACCGGCAATACGCCAAAACCGTCCTGTAAGCAGCACCACCCGCATTACGTTTACTTTTGGCCAATAA
- a CDS encoding deoxynucleoside kinase, producing MTASTPPHVPEDLRYLVIEGVIGVGKTTLARLLAERFGGRLVLEAFEDNPFLPRFYEDPERWAFHTQLSFLASRFRQQKQLLLRDLFYPFVVSDYAFDKDRIFARINLKGDEWHLYETLYTLMEPNVPTPDLVVYLQSTPDRLLENIRKRGRPYEQRIERHYLEALCEAYDHYFFHYTKGPLLIVNATQIDFVRHQEDLEELVRQILERRRYGGITYFNPRPARAIEE from the coding sequence ATGACTGCCTCGACGCCGCCGCACGTCCCAGAAGACTTACGTTACCTAGTCATTGAAGGCGTTATTGGGGTAGGGAAAACTACGCTGGCACGTTTGCTGGCCGAAAGGTTTGGCGGCCGACTCGTGCTCGAAGCTTTTGAAGACAACCCCTTCTTGCCGCGGTTCTATGAGGACCCCGAACGCTGGGCCTTTCACACGCAGCTCAGTTTTCTCGCCAGTCGCTTTCGGCAGCAAAAGCAGCTGCTGCTCCGGGACTTGTTTTATCCGTTTGTCGTGAGTGACTATGCGTTTGATAAAGACCGCATTTTTGCCCGTATCAACCTCAAAGGAGACGAATGGCACCTGTATGAGACGCTCTATACCCTTATGGAGCCGAACGTGCCTACACCGGACCTGGTTGTTTACCTGCAGTCTACACCGGATCGGTTGCTGGAAAATATTCGTAAGCGAGGAAGACCTTATGAGCAGCGCATCGAGCGGCACTATTTGGAGGCGCTCTGCGAAGCTTATGACCACTATTTTTTCCATTACACTAAAGGGCCCCTGTTGATCGTGAATGCCACACAGATCGACTTCGTGCGGCATCAAGAGGACCTCGAGGAACTGGTGCGACAGATTTTAGAACGCCGCCGCTATGGCGGTATCACTTACTTTAACCCTCGGCCTGCGCGGGCAATAGAAGAATAG
- the folK gene encoding 2-amino-4-hydroxy-6-hydroxymethyldihydropteridine diphosphokinase, with the protein MRESVFLGLGANLGNRLVQLQAAVAALRRHPAIELVACSPVYESAAHTLADEPQPDYLNAVVWVRTLLEPEALLALCLQLEAAAGRQRTAPWSPRPLDLDILAYGQRTLCQATLTIPHPRLSERRFVLQPWADLAPEFYVPAPFCTSVAMLLARCPDRAPLHRLGVLLES; encoded by the coding sequence ATGCGTGAGTCCGTTTTTCTAGGGCTAGGAGCCAATCTAGGTAACCGTCTTGTGCAATTGCAGGCTGCTGTGGCGGCCTTACGTCGCCATCCAGCCATCGAGCTGGTTGCGTGTTCACCGGTCTATGAAAGTGCAGCCCATACCTTAGCAGACGAGCCGCAGCCCGATTATCTCAACGCGGTCGTCTGGGTACGTACCTTGCTGGAACCAGAAGCCCTGCTGGCTTTGTGTCTCCAGCTAGAAGCAGCAGCAGGACGGCAGCGCACCGCGCCTTGGTCGCCTCGCCCACTGGATTTGGACATTCTGGCCTACGGGCAGCGAACGCTTTGCCAGGCTACGCTAACGATTCCACATCCGCGACTAAGCGAACGCCGGTTTGTGCTGCAGCCCTGGGCAGATTTAGCGCCTGAGTTTTATGTTCCCGCCCCGTTTTGCACCTCCGTGGCGATGCTACTGGCACGTTGTCCTGATCGGGCACCCTTGCACCGTCTGGGCGTTTTGCTAGAAAGCTAA
- a CDS encoding SemiSWEET family sugar transporter, with translation MRMDFTLGLGLLAATLTTLAFLPQVVRTWRRRTADDLSAGTFLLLFTGIVLWLLYGILRKDPVIILANAIGMTLVGSLLVMIWRFRRRSLSGLPQRPS, from the coding sequence ATGCGTATGGATTTCACGCTTGGCCTTGGCTTACTTGCGGCTACCCTAACGACTTTAGCTTTCTTGCCCCAGGTCGTCCGAACCTGGCGGCGTCGTACAGCCGACGACCTGTCGGCCGGAACGTTTTTGCTCCTTTTCACCGGGATTGTGCTTTGGCTGCTGTACGGCATTTTGCGCAAAGATCCGGTGATCATTCTGGCCAATGCCATTGGCATGACCCTGGTAGGAAGTCTATTGGTGATGATCTGGCGTTTTCGACGTCGCTCGCTTAGTGGCCTCCCACAAAGACCGTCTTGA
- a CDS encoding NAD-dependent succinate-semialdehyde dehydrogenase, which translates to MGEVTVRSAFPVISPVTGKQLRVYEGMTWDEVEQAIEQAHEAFLAWRRVSIGDRARLMLRLAALLRERADHYARLMAEEMGKPIRDGRAEVQKCAWVCTYYAEQAADFLAPMPVATDARKSYVAFEPLGVILAIMPWNFPFWQVFRFAAPSLMAGNAAVLKHASNVPGCALALEALFREAGFPEHLFRTLLIRSDQVEQVIVHPRIRAVTLTGSTPAGRAVAAQAGAALKKTVLELGGSDPYLILEDADVAQAAAICAKSRLINSGQSCIAAKRFIVVEAVREPFEQLLVEHMRAARVGDPMDEGTEVGPLARHDLRDALHRQVQESLQRGARLLLGGVIPEGPGAYYPPTVLTDVPKGAPAYEEELFGPVAAVIPVRDEAEAIQVANDTVFGLGAAVFTRDEARGERIAREALEAGCCFVNDFVRSDPRLPFGGVKESGYGRELSVFGIREFVNIKTVFVGGH; encoded by the coding sequence ATGGGTGAAGTGACGGTGCGCAGCGCGTTTCCTGTGATTTCCCCAGTTACAGGGAAGCAGCTTCGGGTGTACGAGGGCATGACGTGGGACGAGGTCGAGCAGGCTATTGAGCAAGCGCACGAAGCGTTCCTGGCATGGCGACGGGTGTCCATTGGAGACCGCGCTCGGCTTATGCTTCGATTAGCAGCGCTGCTGCGGGAACGCGCAGATCATTACGCACGCCTGATGGCCGAAGAGATGGGTAAACCCATTCGGGATGGCCGGGCCGAAGTGCAAAAATGTGCTTGGGTGTGCACGTATTATGCTGAGCAAGCAGCGGATTTTCTGGCTCCGATGCCAGTTGCGACCGATGCGCGCAAAAGCTACGTGGCTTTTGAACCGCTAGGCGTTATCTTGGCCATCATGCCCTGGAATTTCCCTTTCTGGCAAGTGTTTCGCTTTGCTGCGCCAAGCCTAATGGCTGGTAATGCGGCCGTGTTGAAGCATGCCTCGAACGTGCCGGGTTGTGCGTTAGCACTTGAAGCATTGTTTCGGGAGGCAGGCTTTCCCGAACACCTGTTTCGCACGCTTCTTATCCGCAGCGATCAGGTGGAGCAGGTCATTGTGCATCCGCGCATTCGGGCAGTAACGCTGACCGGGAGCACGCCAGCTGGGCGCGCCGTAGCTGCCCAAGCAGGGGCAGCACTCAAAAAAACCGTGCTGGAGCTGGGCGGTAGTGACCCGTATCTCATCCTAGAAGATGCCGATGTGGCGCAGGCTGCTGCCATTTGCGCCAAAAGCCGGTTGATCAATTCTGGCCAGAGTTGCATTGCCGCCAAACGGTTTATTGTGGTCGAAGCGGTGCGTGAGCCGTTTGAACAGCTACTGGTTGAGCATATGCGGGCAGCTCGGGTAGGCGATCCGATGGATGAGGGGACCGAGGTGGGACCACTGGCACGTCATGACCTGCGGGATGCATTGCACCGCCAGGTCCAGGAGAGCCTGCAGCGTGGGGCTCGGCTGCTCCTTGGGGGCGTTATCCCAGAAGGGCCAGGTGCTTACTATCCGCCCACGGTGCTGACCGATGTGCCTAAAGGCGCTCCTGCTTATGAGGAAGAGCTATTTGGTCCTGTAGCTGCCGTGATTCCAGTGCGGGATGAAGCTGAGGCCATCCAGGTAGCTAACGACACTGTTTTTGGTTTGGGAGCAGCGGTATTTACCCGCGATGAAGCACGGGGAGAACGGATTGCGCGTGAAGCGCTGGAGGCGGGATGCTGCTTTGTGAACGACTTTGTGCGGAGCGATCCCCGCTTGCCGTTTGGTGGCGTCAAAGAAAGCGGTTACGGTCGAGAACTTTCGGTCTTTGGCATACGAGAATTCGTAAATATCAAGACGGTCTTTGTGGGAGGCCACTAA
- a CDS encoding RrF2 family transcriptional regulator, with the protein MSTMFSRACEYGLRAVLYLATLNHNGYISIREIGEQLQISVPFLTKIFQKLTQAGLMQSLRGPSGGVMFARSPEEITLFDVIVAIDGPALFTECVLGLPGCGEAVPCPLHERWKDVRNPIRNLFATTTLADMARRIREANLRLIP; encoded by the coding sequence ATGTCTACCATGTTTTCCCGAGCTTGCGAATACGGTTTACGGGCTGTCTTATATCTAGCAACGCTGAACCATAACGGGTACATTTCCATTCGTGAAATTGGGGAACAGCTTCAAATCTCAGTGCCCTTCCTAACCAAAATCTTCCAAAAGCTTACGCAGGCCGGCCTGATGCAGTCGCTGCGCGGCCCTAGTGGAGGCGTCATGTTTGCCCGCTCGCCCGAAGAGATTACGCTGTTTGACGTCATTGTGGCTATCGACGGCCCGGCCCTGTTTACCGAGTGCGTGCTCGGCCTACCAGGATGTGGCGAAGCCGTTCCTTGTCCTCTGCACGAACGCTGGAAAGATGTGCGCAACCCGATCCGCAACCTGTTTGCCACTACCACGCTAGCCGATATGGCCCGCCGCATTCGCGAGGCCAACTTGCGCCTTATACCTTAA
- a CDS encoding RrF2 family transcriptional regulator: MISQSGRQALAAMQLLAQHNGRRFLTVRQVSQRIGASPHTLARIVLRLTAAGLTDTLRGPGGGVRLAKAAQQITLLEVVEAVDGPRVFERCLVGFGPCNEAHPCPLHLLWFPCRQQLRQLLAEMTLEDLLHPHASRKPSTTSPSEK; the protein is encoded by the coding sequence ATGATCAGTCAGAGTGGTCGACAGGCGCTAGCAGCAATGCAACTGCTGGCGCAGCACAATGGGCGGCGTTTTCTAACCGTTCGCCAGGTCAGTCAACGTATTGGGGCTTCTCCCCATACCCTAGCGCGCATCGTGCTACGCCTAACAGCTGCTGGGCTGACCGATACGCTACGCGGCCCAGGTGGAGGTGTTCGCCTGGCCAAAGCTGCTCAGCAAATCACCCTGCTCGAGGTGGTAGAGGCTGTCGATGGGCCTCGCGTGTTCGAGCGTTGCCTGGTGGGCTTTGGACCTTGCAACGAAGCCCACCCCTGCCCGCTGCATCTGCTTTGGTTTCCATGCCGCCAGCAACTTCGGCAACTGCTGGCCGAAATGACCCTGGAAGATTTGCTCCATCCTCACGCTTCCCGTAAACCTTCCACAACAAGTCCTTCAGAGAAATGA
- a CDS encoding c-type cytochrome, with protein MMSLTLTACGPQQTNSSNPSAAASTAQDPEALAAEIGPVKQLTLAEQLDAALAQQGEQLFNTYCIACHRLEERFIGPPLGNVTQRRGPVYLMNMMLNPNGMIQRHPVVKQLVSEYGTLMTDLSLTEEQARAILEYLRQVGATS; from the coding sequence ATGATGAGCCTGACGTTGACGGCCTGTGGCCCTCAGCAAACAAATTCCTCCAACCCTTCGGCAGCCGCATCGACGGCACAAGACCCTGAAGCACTGGCTGCCGAAATCGGTCCAGTTAAGCAGCTAACCCTAGCTGAGCAGCTTGATGCAGCGCTAGCGCAGCAAGGCGAGCAGCTCTTTAACACCTACTGCATCGCCTGCCATCGACTCGAGGAGCGCTTCATCGGTCCGCCGCTGGGCAACGTTACCCAGCGACGCGGTCCGGTGTACCTCATGAACATGATGCTCAACCCCAATGGGATGATCCAGCGCCATCCCGTGGTCAAACAGCTCGTATCGGAGTACGGCACGCTCATGACGGATCTTAGCCTGACCGAAGAGCAAGCCCGTGCCATTCTCGAATACCTGCGCCAGGTTGGCGCAACCTCTTGA